The Desulfovibrio aminophilus genome window below encodes:
- the truA gene encoding tRNA pseudouridine(38-40) synthase TruA: MVRLKLTLAYDGTNFKGWQLQKDDPTIQGALEAAVERIIGRHARVQGAGRTDTGVHALGQVAHVDIPEHKLSVPWQRALNCLLPDSVSVLAVEPVSRDFHARFGAVSKTYAYTLWTTRAFVHPQRRKYVWDCGPLDLAAMDAAAPHFLGTHDFKSFMNTGTPVRHTVRGVTRLERCPGLTEHEVVWRIEADGFLKQMVRNVMGLLVEVGRGKADPQSVRTILEGRDRTLAPATAPARGLCLERVVYGDVHERGPEDDPGD, from the coding sequence ATGGTCCGGCTCAAACTGACCCTGGCCTACGACGGGACCAACTTCAAGGGCTGGCAGCTCCAGAAGGACGACCCCACCATCCAGGGGGCCCTGGAGGCCGCCGTGGAGCGGATCATCGGCCGCCACGCCCGGGTGCAGGGCGCGGGCCGCACCGACACCGGGGTTCACGCCCTGGGCCAGGTGGCCCACGTGGACATCCCGGAGCACAAGCTCTCCGTGCCCTGGCAACGGGCCCTCAACTGCCTGCTGCCCGACTCCGTGTCCGTGCTGGCCGTGGAGCCCGTGTCGCGGGACTTCCACGCCCGTTTCGGGGCCGTGTCCAAGACCTACGCCTACACCCTCTGGACCACGCGGGCCTTCGTCCATCCCCAGCGCCGCAAGTACGTCTGGGACTGCGGCCCCCTGGACCTCGCGGCCATGGACGCCGCCGCGCCCCACTTCCTCGGAACCCACGACTTCAAGAGCTTCATGAACACCGGCACCCCCGTGCGCCACACCGTGCGCGGCGTGACCCGCCTGGAGCGCTGCCCGGGCCTCACGGAGCACGAGGTGGTCTGGCGCATCGAGGCCGACGGCTTCCTCAAGCAGATGGTCCGCAACGTGATGGGCCTGCTGGTGGAGGTGGGCCGGGGTAAAGCCGATCCCCAATCCGTCCGAACTATCCTGGAAGGAAGGGACAGGACCCTTGCTCCGGCCACGGCTCCCGCCCGGGGGCTCTGCCTGGAGCGGGTGGTCTACGGTGACGTTCATGAGCGAGGGCCTGAAGACGATCCTGGGGATTGA
- a CDS encoding magnesium transporter MgtE N-terminal domain-containing protein has product MSVRPSRIILWVLLLGLIKLGLVGAAGFGLFDGRPAKAERPVVAALEPKAAQAQTATPPAKTQDAAQGQKPAQDAALPPAGSPADWKILKQREEDLASKERSLKALEKSLDDKLVELKQVEQRIQAMLDQADVLKDEKLKHLVDVYSNMKSKQAAAVLETLDDALAVKILSGMRGRTAGEILSNVRADRAAVLTEALTRLQAPLETPAAPARPQQ; this is encoded by the coding sequence ATGAGCGTTCGGCCCTCTAGGATCATCCTCTGGGTCCTCCTCCTGGGCCTGATCAAGCTCGGGCTGGTGGGCGCCGCCGGGTTCGGGCTCTTCGACGGACGTCCGGCCAAGGCCGAGCGGCCCGTGGTCGCGGCCCTGGAGCCCAAGGCCGCCCAGGCCCAGACCGCCACGCCCCCGGCCAAGACCCAGGACGCGGCGCAGGGCCAGAAACCGGCCCAGGACGCCGCCCTGCCGCCCGCCGGCTCCCCGGCGGACTGGAAGATCCTCAAGCAGCGCGAGGAGGATCTGGCCTCCAAGGAGCGCTCGCTCAAGGCTTTGGAAAAGAGCCTGGACGACAAGTTGGTTGAGCTCAAGCAGGTGGAGCAGCGCATCCAGGCCATGCTCGACCAGGCCGACGTGCTCAAGGACGAAAAGCTCAAGCATCTCGTGGACGTGTATTCCAACATGAAGTCCAAGCAGGCCGCCGCCGTGCTGGAGACCCTGGACGACGCCCTGGCCGTCAAAATCCTGTCGGGCATGCGCGGCCGCACCGCGGGCGAAATCCTCTCCAACGTGCGCGCCGACCGGGCCGCCGTGCTCACCGAGGCCCTGACCCGTCTCCAGGCTCCCCTGGAGACGCCCGCGGCCCCGGCCCGGCCCCAGCAGTAG
- the fliJ gene encoding flagellar export protein FliJ, with amino-acid sequence MPGPFVFKLEKVLDYRTQLEEQAKLDLARAIAEHARGERAAAELEARLAEHLRRGVGQGASSVNEIWLWRQYRQALEQDLIMAKAELARLALKLQRARQDAVSRSKDRKLLEKLKEQQARKHHEEQALREAKETEEMAVLRHERSAL; translated from the coding sequence ATGCCCGGACCCTTCGTCTTCAAGCTGGAGAAGGTCCTCGACTACCGGACCCAGCTGGAGGAACAGGCCAAGCTCGATCTGGCCCGGGCCATCGCGGAACACGCCCGGGGCGAACGGGCCGCGGCCGAGCTGGAGGCGCGCCTGGCCGAGCACCTGCGCCGGGGCGTGGGCCAGGGAGCCTCAAGCGTCAACGAAATCTGGCTCTGGCGGCAGTACCGCCAAGCCCTGGAACAGGACCTCATCATGGCCAAGGCCGAACTGGCCAGGCTGGCCTTGAAATTGCAAAGGGCCCGCCAGGATGCGGTTTCCCGTTCCAAGGACCGCAAGCTGCTCGAAAAACTCAAGGAACAGCAGGCCAGAAAACACCATGAAGAGCAAGCCCTCCGCGAAGCCAAGGAAACCGAGGAAATGGCTGTCCTGCGTCATGAGCGTTCGGCCCTCTAG
- the potA gene encoding spermidine/putrescine ABC transporter ATP-binding protein PotA → MENDAIISLENVSQQFDGTTVLHDISLSVRNREFFTLLGPSGCGKTTILRILAGFETPTLGRVRIGGRDVTDLAPNRRKVNTVFQSYALFPHMTVFENVAFGLRMSRTPKAELQARVAEILRMVELEGLEGRKPQQLSGGQQQRVAIARAAVNKPLVLLLDESLSALDAKLRKQMQRELKHLQRRLGITFVFVTHDQEEAFSLSDRVVVMDQGRIEQVGTPIEVYEEPVNLKVAKFVGETNILDAEVLGQDLTCPDGSLKARVEGEERSCLLKAKRPFGEGCRVKVVLRPEDLIVHSHRPSAEAGLSLEGVVDETIYKGTTYDIAITLKTGKKLLVTEFFDEDDEKMIVAAGQPVFVTWIKGWEVVLPDDQA, encoded by the coding sequence GTGGAGAACGACGCCATCATTTCCTTGGAGAACGTGTCCCAGCAGTTCGATGGGACCACGGTCCTCCACGACATCAGCCTTTCCGTCAGGAACCGCGAATTCTTCACCCTCCTCGGCCCCAGCGGCTGCGGCAAGACCACGATCCTGCGCATCCTGGCCGGTTTCGAGACGCCCACGTTGGGCCGCGTGCGCATCGGCGGCCGGGACGTGACCGATCTCGCGCCCAACCGGCGCAAGGTCAACACCGTCTTCCAGAGCTACGCCCTGTTCCCGCACATGACGGTCTTCGAGAACGTGGCCTTCGGCCTGCGCATGAGCCGCACGCCCAAGGCCGAGCTCCAGGCCCGGGTGGCCGAGATCCTGCGCATGGTCGAGCTGGAGGGCCTGGAGGGCCGCAAGCCCCAGCAGCTCTCCGGCGGCCAGCAGCAGCGCGTGGCCATCGCCCGCGCGGCGGTGAACAAGCCCCTGGTGCTCCTGCTCGACGAGTCGCTCTCGGCCCTGGACGCCAAGCTGCGCAAGCAGATGCAGCGCGAACTGAAGCACCTCCAGCGCCGTCTGGGCATCACCTTCGTCTTCGTGACCCACGACCAGGAGGAGGCCTTCTCGCTCTCCGACCGCGTGGTGGTCATGGACCAGGGCCGCATCGAGCAGGTGGGCACGCCCATCGAGGTCTACGAGGAGCCGGTGAACCTCAAGGTGGCCAAGTTCGTGGGCGAGACGAACATCCTGGACGCCGAGGTCCTGGGCCAGGACCTGACCTGCCCGGACGGCTCGCTCAAGGCCCGGGTGGAGGGCGAGGAACGCTCCTGCCTGCTCAAGGCCAAGCGGCCCTTCGGCGAGGGCTGCCGGGTCAAGGTCGTGCTCCGGCCCGAGGATCTCATCGTGCACAGCCACCGCCCCTCGGCCGAGGCCGGACTCTCGCTGGAGGGAGTGGTGGACGAGACCATCTACAAGGGCACCACCTACGACATCGCCATCACGCTCAAGACCGGCAAGAAGCTGCTGGTCACCGAGTTCTTCGACGAGGACGACGAGAAGATGATCGTGGCCGCCGGGCAGCCGGTCTTCGTCACCTGGATCAAGGGCTGGGAGGTGGTGCTCCCCGATGACCAGGCCTAG
- a CDS encoding ABC transporter permease subunit, giving the protein MTRPSFFKVAAIGGTAAWLAVFALLPFLLILVVSFLARDPSSFVAPSFSLEGYAGIGDGAFLRIFLDSLAWAATTAAACLLLGYPFAYGLARLRTKRKNLFLLLIIIPFWTNSLIRTYALVFILKAQGLLNTALLGLGLVDQPLEILYTDTAVLVGLIYTLLPFMILPLYSSIEKLDPRLLEAAKDLGAGRFRAFFAVSLPLTWPGILAGTMLTFLPALGMFYVADVLGGAKSLLIGNFIKNQFLTARDWPTGSGASVVLTGIMILLLLFYGGSGKGAPRKPEDIGA; this is encoded by the coding sequence ATGACCAGGCCTAGCTTCTTCAAGGTCGCCGCCATCGGCGGCACGGCCGCCTGGCTGGCGGTGTTCGCCCTGCTGCCCTTCCTGCTCATCCTGGTGGTCAGCTTCCTGGCGCGCGACCCCTCGTCCTTCGTGGCCCCGAGCTTCTCCCTGGAGGGCTACGCCGGCATCGGGGACGGGGCCTTCCTGCGCATCTTCCTGGACTCCTTGGCCTGGGCCGCCACCACGGCCGCGGCCTGCCTCCTGCTGGGCTACCCCTTCGCCTACGGCCTGGCCCGGTTGCGCACGAAGCGCAAGAACCTCTTCCTGCTCCTGATCATCATCCCGTTCTGGACCAACTCGCTCATCCGCACCTACGCCCTGGTCTTCATCCTCAAGGCCCAGGGCCTGCTCAACACGGCCCTGCTCGGGCTGGGGCTCGTGGACCAGCCCCTGGAGATCCTCTACACCGACACGGCGGTGCTCGTGGGGCTGATCTACACGCTCCTGCCGTTCATGATCCTGCCGCTCTACAGCTCCATCGAGAAGCTCGACCCCCGGCTGCTGGAGGCGGCCAAGGACCTGGGCGCGGGCCGCTTCCGGGCCTTCTTCGCCGTGAGCCTGCCGCTCACTTGGCCGGGCATCCTGGCCGGGACCATGCTCACCTTTCTGCCCGCCCTGGGCATGTTCTACGTGGCCGACGTGCTCGGCGGGGCCAAGAGCCTGCTCATCGGCAACTTCATCAAGAACCAGTTCCTCACCGCCCGGGACTGGCCCACGGGCTCGGGGGCCAGCGTGGTTCTCACCGGCATCATGATCCTGCTGCTCCTGTTCTACGGGGGCAGCGGCAAGGGCGCCCCGCGCAAGCCGGAGGACATCGGTGCTTAG
- the potC gene encoding spermidine/putrescine ABC transporter permease PotC, protein MALVYLFLYLPIVVLIVFSFNNSKYSTGWKGFSLRWYGELLSDTQLLDAALNSLTVASLSATCATILGTLAAWALHRYDFKAKKLFQTGLFIVIMSPDIVMGVSLLMLFVAVQLEPGFVTLLLAHITFSLPFVAVTVASRLAGFDKHVVEAAQDLGADEYETFRHVILPMVMPAVLAGWLLSFTLSLDDVIISFFVTGPGYEILPLRIYSMVKLGVKPVVNALCAIMVAATVVVVFASQILLKEKK, encoded by the coding sequence ATGGCCCTCGTCTATCTCTTCCTGTACCTGCCCATCGTGGTGCTCATCGTCTTTTCCTTCAACAACTCCAAGTACTCCACGGGCTGGAAGGGCTTCTCCCTGCGCTGGTACGGCGAACTCCTGTCCGACACCCAACTTCTGGACGCCGCTCTCAACTCCCTGACCGTGGCCTCGCTCTCGGCCACCTGCGCCACGATCCTCGGCACCCTGGCGGCCTGGGCCCTGCACCGCTACGATTTCAAGGCCAAGAAGCTCTTCCAGACCGGCCTGTTCATCGTCATCATGTCCCCGGACATCGTCATGGGCGTGTCCCTGCTCATGCTCTTCGTGGCCGTCCAACTGGAGCCCGGCTTCGTCACCCTGCTCCTGGCCCACATCACGTTCAGCCTGCCCTTCGTGGCCGTGACCGTGGCCTCGCGGCTGGCGGGCTTCGACAAGCACGTGGTGGAGGCGGCCCAGGACCTGGGCGCGGACGAGTACGAGACCTTCCGCCACGTGATCCTGCCCATGGTCATGCCCGCGGTGCTGGCCGGGTGGCTGCTGTCCTTCACGCTCTCCCTGGACGACGTGATCATCAGCTTCTTCGTCACGGGTCCGGGCTACGAGATTCTGCCGCTGCGCATCTACTCCATGGTCAAACTCGGAGTGAAGCCCGTGGTCAACGCGCTCTGCGCGATCATGGTCGCGGCCACCGTGGTCGTGGTCTTCGCCTCGCAAATCCTGCTCAAGGAGAAGAAATGA
- a CDS encoding extracellular solute-binding protein: protein MKKSLALVLALCLCLLTAFPAWAAKGEVVVYNWTEYMPDAVLAQFTKETGIKVVYSTFDSNEAMYAKLKLVGAKGYDVIVPSAYFMKKLRAETLLRPLDKAKLPNLKNLDANVLDKPYDPGNAFSVPYMWGGAGILVDSAKFDPKTVTSWADLWKPEFKNQVLLHDDVRDVFGAAMLIKGWSLNETDPKRIEEAYKLIEKLVPNVRVYNSESPKTPFLNKEVALGMIWNGEAMRAMEEDPKLVFIWPREGGMFWTDCLAIPKNAPNPDNAHAFINFLMRPDIAKAIVEEVGYCTPNKEALKMLPAELRENPTAYPPAEVLKRSEFQNDVGDAALVYEKFWEKLKTGE from the coding sequence ATGAAGAAGTCCCTTGCCCTGGTCCTGGCGCTCTGCCTTTGCCTCCTGACCGCGTTCCCGGCGTGGGCGGCCAAGGGGGAGGTGGTGGTCTACAACTGGACCGAGTACATGCCCGACGCGGTGCTGGCCCAGTTCACCAAGGAGACCGGCATCAAGGTGGTCTACTCCACCTTCGACAGCAACGAGGCCATGTACGCCAAGCTCAAGCTCGTGGGGGCCAAGGGCTACGACGTGATCGTGCCCTCGGCCTACTTCATGAAGAAGCTGCGCGCCGAGACCCTGCTCCGGCCCCTGGACAAAGCCAAGCTGCCGAACCTGAAGAACCTGGACGCCAACGTCCTGGACAAGCCCTATGATCCGGGCAACGCCTTTTCCGTGCCCTACATGTGGGGCGGCGCGGGCATCCTGGTGGATTCGGCCAAGTTCGACCCCAAGACCGTGACCTCCTGGGCCGACCTCTGGAAGCCGGAGTTCAAGAACCAGGTCCTGCTGCACGACGACGTGCGCGACGTGTTCGGCGCGGCCATGCTCATCAAGGGCTGGTCGCTCAACGAGACCGACCCGAAGCGCATCGAGGAGGCCTACAAGCTCATCGAGAAGCTCGTGCCCAACGTGCGCGTGTACAACTCCGAGAGCCCCAAGACGCCCTTCCTGAACAAGGAAGTGGCCCTGGGCATGATCTGGAACGGCGAGGCCATGCGCGCCATGGAGGAGGACCCCAAGCTGGTCTTCATCTGGCCCAGGGAGGGCGGCATGTTCTGGACCGACTGCCTGGCCATTCCCAAGAACGCGCCCAACCCGGACAACGCGCACGCCTTCATCAACTTCCTCATGCGCCCGGACATCGCCAAGGCCATCGTGGAGGAAGTGGGCTACTGCACGCCCAACAAGGAGGCGTTGAAGATGCTGCCCGCCGAGCTGCGCGAGAACCCCACGGCCTATCCCCCGGCCGAGGTGCTCAAGCGCTCCGAGTTCCAGAACGACGTGGGCGACGCGGCCCTGGTCTACGAGAAGTTCTGGGAGAAGCTGAAGACCGGGGAATAG
- a CDS encoding DUF3606 domain-containing protein, with translation MPDDETKRAPLDNKRIDVDDPAEVRNWCKSFGCSAAELKKAVSEVGTSAAAVKQHLGK, from the coding sequence ATGCCTGATGATGAGACGAAACGCGCACCGCTTGACAACAAACGGATTGATGTCGACGATCCAGCGGAGGTGCGCAACTGGTGCAAGTCATTCGGATGCAGCGCGGCTGAATTGAAAAAGGCGGTGTCCGAAGTCGGGACGTCGGCCGCCGCGGTAAAGCAGCATTTAGGCAAGTAG
- the dinB gene encoding DNA polymerase IV, whose product MRTWIMHIDMDAFFASVEILDNPELAGLPVAVGGQSDRGVVAAASYEIRKYGVRSAMSVVKARKLCPQAVFVRPRFRRYSEISRKVMDVLGRFSPLVEQASIDEAYLDATGLERLFGPAPDMARSIKEAVRAETGLTCSVGLAPVRFLAKIASDLDKPDGLTVIEPERMRGFLRTLPVSKIPGVGGRTLDLLRGLGVREAGDVLRFGPEFWEARLGKWGPVLWERAQGIDPRGVEPGGEAKSSGAENTFEEDTLDRDVLRRWLLVQSERVGADLRRMEVKARTVTVKIKYADFRQITRSRTLSSATDQTLAIYRAAREILAGVDLAMRVRLIGVTASHFGDGPTQLSLLEPAPPRRQSALDRAVDQVREKFGRDAVRRGDVLEMEK is encoded by the coding sequence ATGCGGACCTGGATCATGCACATCGACATGGACGCCTTCTTCGCGTCCGTGGAAATCCTGGACAACCCCGAGCTGGCCGGGCTGCCCGTGGCCGTGGGCGGCCAGAGCGACCGGGGCGTGGTCGCGGCCGCGTCCTACGAAATCCGCAAGTACGGCGTGCGCTCGGCCATGTCCGTGGTCAAGGCCCGCAAGCTCTGCCCCCAGGCCGTGTTCGTGCGGCCGCGCTTCCGCCGCTACTCCGAAATCTCCCGCAAGGTCATGGACGTGCTCGGCCGCTTCTCGCCCCTGGTGGAGCAGGCCTCCATCGACGAGGCCTACCTCGACGCCACGGGCCTGGAACGGCTCTTCGGCCCGGCCCCGGACATGGCCCGGAGCATCAAGGAGGCCGTGCGCGCCGAAACCGGCCTGACCTGCTCCGTGGGCCTGGCCCCGGTGCGCTTCCTGGCCAAGATCGCCTCGGACCTGGACAAGCCCGACGGGCTCACGGTCATCGAGCCGGAGCGCATGCGCGGGTTCCTGCGCACCCTGCCGGTGAGCAAGATCCCGGGAGTGGGCGGCCGGACCCTGGATCTCCTGCGCGGCCTGGGCGTGCGCGAGGCCGGGGACGTGCTGCGCTTCGGCCCGGAGTTCTGGGAAGCCCGCCTGGGCAAATGGGGGCCGGTGCTTTGGGAGCGGGCCCAGGGCATCGACCCGCGCGGGGTGGAGCCCGGCGGGGAGGCCAAGTCCAGCGGCGCGGAGAACACCTTCGAGGAGGACACCCTGGACCGCGACGTGCTCCGGCGCTGGCTCCTGGTCCAGAGCGAACGCGTGGGCGCGGACCTGCGGCGCATGGAGGTCAAGGCCCGCACCGTGACCGTGAAGATCAAGTACGCGGATTTCCGCCAGATCACCCGCTCGCGCACCCTGTCCTCGGCCACGGACCAGACCCTGGCCATCTACCGCGCGGCCCGCGAGATCCTGGCCGGGGTGGACCTGGCCATGCGGGTGCGGCTCATCGGGGTCACGGCCTCGCACTTCGGCGACGGCCCGACCCAGCTCTCGCTCCTGGAGCCCGCGCCCCCGCGCAGGCAGAGCGCCCTGGACCGGGCCGTGGACCAGGTGCGCGAGAAGTTCGGCAGGGACGCCGTGCGGCGCGGCGACGTGCTGGAGATGGAGAAATGA
- a CDS encoding MgtC/SapB family protein, whose product MTITYPPLLAVAKLLLAALLGGLIGFERETHGQSAGFRTMLLVGLGACLMMMLSVHLQDMFAHLSSESSVRLDPARIASYAIASMGFLGGGAILKGRGSIRGLTTAAGLWLVTGIGLCVGAGLYLPALATTIISLVVLYNFGRFKHWLPRHEFTQLTVTCCCDNKPLKQIKDILAEHEHVQVLFTNFRQNLVSRQTTYSLRLSTRHNTHWGKIVSRLQDLPGVEEVAWTEAEVP is encoded by the coding sequence ATGACGATCACCTACCCTCCCCTGCTCGCGGTGGCGAAACTGCTGCTGGCGGCGCTGCTGGGCGGACTCATCGGCTTCGAGCGCGAGACCCACGGCCAGTCCGCCGGATTCCGCACCATGCTCCTGGTGGGCCTGGGGGCCTGCCTGATGATGATGCTCTCCGTGCACCTCCAGGACATGTTCGCCCACCTCTCCTCCGAATCCTCGGTGCGCCTCGATCCCGCGCGCATCGCCTCCTACGCCATCGCCAGCATGGGCTTTCTCGGCGGCGGAGCGATCCTCAAGGGCAGAGGCTCGATACGCGGCCTGACCACGGCCGCCGGGCTCTGGCTCGTCACGGGCATCGGGCTCTGCGTGGGCGCCGGGCTCTACCTCCCGGCCCTGGCCACCACGATCATCAGCCTGGTGGTGCTCTACAACTTCGGGCGCTTCAAGCACTGGCTGCCGCGCCACGAGTTCACCCAGCTCACCGTAACCTGCTGCTGCGACAACAAGCCGCTCAAGCAGATCAAGGACATCCTGGCCGAGCACGAACACGTGCAGGTCCTGTTCACCAACTTCCGCCAGAACCTGGTCTCGCGCCAGACGACCTACTCCCTGCGCCTGAGCACGCGGCACAACACGCACTGGGGCAAGATCGTCTCCCGGCTCCAGGACCTGCCGGGGGTGGAAGAGGTGGCCTGGACCGAGGCCGAGGTGCCCTGA
- a CDS encoding cobyrinate a,c-diamide synthase has protein sequence MSAPKACVIAGTHSGCGKTSVSLGLMAAFARRGLRVAPFKAGPDFIDPGLHARAAGRASHNLDSWMLPPEAVRGLFARHAGDADLALLEGVMGLFDGISATENTGSTAELAALLGLPVVLVADARSLARSVAALVQGYVRFDPSLRFAGVILDRVGSASHADTLRKALEAHLPDTPLLGCLPRDDSLALPARHLGLVTAEDAAGLDALLGRLAEACERHLDLDGLLAALPGVEAAIPDDPPPPAPRARIGLARDRAFCFVYEENLRLLRAAGAEILPFSPLADKRLPPDLDGLYLPGGYPELAAFDLAQNAPLRKEILAFSRSGRPVYAECGGLLYLLDRVGVEGRIFPMCGVFPFRAELKPRLAALGYRQVATTRPTLLGPAGTILRGHEFHYTALEPAPENPDTAYAVSGREGPRPDEGYLHENTLGSYIHLHFGSRPEAAEAFVEACAARR, from the coding sequence ATGTCCGCCCCGAAGGCCTGCGTCATCGCCGGAACCCACAGCGGCTGCGGCAAGACCTCGGTGAGCCTGGGGCTCATGGCGGCCTTCGCCCGGCGCGGCCTGCGCGTGGCCCCGTTCAAGGCCGGGCCGGACTTCATCGACCCCGGCCTGCACGCCCGGGCCGCCGGACGCGCCTCGCACAACCTGGATTCCTGGATGCTGCCCCCGGAGGCCGTGCGCGGCCTCTTCGCGCGCCACGCCGGAGACGCGGACCTGGCGCTGCTGGAGGGCGTCATGGGCCTCTTCGACGGCATTTCGGCCACGGAGAACACCGGCTCCACGGCCGAGCTGGCCGCGCTCCTGGGCCTGCCCGTGGTCCTGGTGGCCGACGCCCGCTCCCTGGCCCGCTCCGTGGCCGCCCTGGTCCAGGGCTACGTGCGCTTCGACCCGTCCCTGCGCTTCGCCGGGGTGATCCTCGACCGGGTGGGATCGGCCTCCCACGCCGACACCCTGCGCAAGGCCCTGGAGGCGCACCTGCCGGACACGCCCCTGCTGGGCTGCCTGCCCCGCGACGACTCCCTGGCCCTGCCCGCGCGGCACCTGGGCCTGGTCACGGCCGAGGACGCGGCCGGGCTCGACGCCCTGCTCGGCCGCCTGGCCGAGGCCTGCGAGCGCCACCTCGACCTCGACGGCCTGCTGGCCGCGCTGCCCGGGGTGGAGGCCGCGATTCCCGACGATCCGCCGCCGCCCGCGCCCCGCGCGCGCATCGGCCTGGCCCGGGACCGGGCCTTCTGCTTCGTCTACGAGGAAAACCTGCGGCTGCTGCGCGCGGCCGGGGCCGAAATCCTGCCCTTCTCGCCGTTGGCGGACAAGCGTCTGCCCCCGGACCTGGACGGCCTCTACCTGCCCGGCGGCTATCCCGAACTGGCGGCCTTCGACTTGGCCCAGAACGCCCCGCTGCGCAAGGAGATCCTGGCCTTTTCCCGCTCCGGGCGGCCGGTCTACGCCGAGTGCGGCGGCCTGCTCTACCTCCTGGACCGGGTGGGGGTGGAGGGCCGAATCTTCCCCATGTGCGGGGTCTTTCCCTTCCGGGCCGAACTGAAGCCCCGGCTGGCGGCCCTGGGCTATCGCCAGGTGGCCACCACCCGGCCAACGCTCCTGGGCCCGGCCGGAACGATCCTACGCGGCCACGAGTTCCACTACACCGCCCTGGAGCCCGCGCCGGAAAACCCGGACACGGCCTACGCGGTGAGCGGCCGCGAGGGCCCGCGCCCGGACGAGGGCTACCTCCACGAAAACACCCTGGGCTCCTACATCCACCTGCACTTCGGCTCGCGCCCCGAGGCCGCGGAGGCCTTCGTGGAGGCCTGCGCCGCGCGGCGCTGA
- a CDS encoding tetratricopeptide repeat protein, whose product MSEGTAPKEPFAGVFSIQKTIKIGAGTTSRRVSQSSFFFVSENEAGELIMQALGPHGMPVGSKTPITREELLKSYLPEPGMYQKTVLPKMREVQVSVARGEKFRKRGETFTAEFEFNKALALDEENVRANFGIGLCYLSRGETQKADEVFRRVVSIEAAYEPEHKHLFNEFGINLRKSGMHEQALEYYLKGLEISPRDENLYYNAARAAFEKADHKAAAEHLGKALELNPGFEEAQTFLAHLKKKGLA is encoded by the coding sequence ATGAGCGAGGGCACGGCCCCCAAGGAACCTTTCGCCGGGGTCTTCTCCATCCAGAAGACCATCAAGATCGGAGCGGGCACCACCAGCCGCCGGGTGTCCCAGAGCTCCTTCTTCTTCGTCTCGGAAAACGAGGCCGGGGAGCTCATCATGCAGGCCCTGGGACCGCACGGCATGCCCGTGGGATCGAAGACCCCCATCACCCGCGAGGAACTGCTCAAGTCCTACCTGCCCGAGCCGGGCATGTACCAGAAGACCGTGCTGCCCAAGATGCGCGAGGTCCAGGTCTCGGTGGCCCGGGGCGAGAAGTTCCGCAAGCGCGGCGAGACCTTCACCGCCGAGTTCGAGTTCAACAAGGCCCTGGCCCTGGACGAGGAGAACGTGCGGGCCAACTTCGGCATCGGCCTGTGCTACCTCTCCCGGGGCGAGACGCAGAAGGCCGACGAGGTCTTCCGCCGGGTGGTCTCCATCGAGGCGGCCTACGAGCCCGAGCACAAGCACCTGTTCAACGAGTTCGGCATCAACCTGCGCAAGTCCGGCATGCACGAGCAGGCCCTGGAGTACTATCTCAAGGGCCTGGAGATTTCCCCCCGGGACGAGAATCTGTACTACAACGCGGCCCGGGCCGCCTTCGAGAAGGCCGACCACAAGGCCGCCGCCGAGCACCTGGGCAAGGCCCTGGAGCTCAATCCCGGCTTCGAGGAGGCCCAGACCTTCCTCGCGCACCTCAAGAAGAAGGGCCTGGCCTGA